From the genome of candidate division WOR-3 bacterium, one region includes:
- a CDS encoding T9SS type A sorting domain-containing protein: MLLIIAITLSTLQPGLKVEISGPEASIPGTNSWSEVIVPFVNNVQDELRIMPGWPKKVTFNSMFGPSRGVALADFDSDGRMEIIMPSTAGQLHVWRYDGTYYTGWPKTFAGMGQYAAAVADIDRDGNYEIAICTRGMSSGGAVYVYKEDGTLKSGWPFTGLVNGNFSDSPTLADVDGDDTLEIIVGERDWPGGHLHVLRHNGTQQPGAWPCSLDHVPALGAAVGDINLDGQKEIVYASYNSLYVFKPNGTILPGWPVTNPQGGAFSYQSPALADVDGDDTLEIIIALHREGQGTYVFRHDGTILSGWPYSFSRWTYCPPTVADLYQDNDLKIICGLSGIVGGAAAVLYGFDDDGSVLNGFPIIQPNGDAAEGNITVADIDGDGDMEIIFTSNLMSSDTLGYLFAVHHDGSPVSGWPLRPYGWTYLNGATVADVDGDDTLDIVVVSYDNGTTMAVTVYETDVPYSRERWQWPTYQFDMARTGLYQWAVTGATERHSKNAGILQITPNVLRASGFVRLSSTPAQLPVKIYDRNGRVVAEPLVENEVLTLPRNIKQGVYFLNIAGSAARYKLVVVE; the protein is encoded by the coding sequence ATGTTACTGATTATCGCTATCACCTTATCCACCCTTCAACCGGGATTAAAGGTTGAAATCTCCGGACCAGAGGCTTCTATTCCGGGCACTAATTCTTGGTCTGAAGTTATTGTGCCGTTTGTCAATAACGTCCAAGATGAACTGCGCATTATGCCCGGCTGGCCCAAAAAGGTCACCTTCAACTCAATGTTCGGACCCAGCCGAGGTGTGGCGCTTGCTGACTTTGATAGTGACGGCAGAATGGAAATAATAATGCCTTCAACCGCCGGTCAACTTCATGTCTGGCGCTATGACGGCACCTATTATACCGGCTGGCCGAAAACATTCGCTGGGATGGGACAGTATGCGGCAGCGGTTGCCGATATCGACCGGGATGGGAATTATGAAATAGCCATCTGCACCCGAGGAATGTCATCAGGCGGCGCGGTTTATGTGTATAAAGAGGATGGAACGCTCAAATCTGGCTGGCCATTTACCGGTCTGGTCAATGGCAATTTTTCTGACAGCCCGACCCTTGCTGATGTTGATGGCGACGATACCCTGGAGATTATAGTTGGTGAAAGAGACTGGCCTGGTGGTCATCTCCATGTCCTGCGTCACAACGGCACTCAACAACCTGGCGCCTGGCCCTGTTCCCTTGACCATGTCCCTGCGTTGGGCGCGGCGGTCGGCGATATTAACCTCGACGGCCAAAAGGAAATAGTTTATGCATCTTACAACTCCCTTTATGTCTTTAAACCCAATGGCACGATATTGCCAGGATGGCCAGTAACCAATCCCCAAGGAGGCGCATTTTCCTATCAATCGCCGGCACTTGCGGATGTTGATGGCGACGACACTTTGGAGATTATCATTGCCCTTCACCGCGAAGGACAGGGAACCTATGTTTTCCGCCACGATGGCACTATTCTTTCGGGTTGGCCCTATTCCTTTTCCCGCTGGACATATTGTCCGCCAACTGTTGCCGACCTTTATCAAGATAATGACTTGAAAATCATCTGCGGACTTTCCGGGATTGTTGGTGGCGCCGCAGCGGTCCTATACGGATTTGATGACGATGGCTCGGTTCTCAATGGCTTCCCGATTATCCAACCCAACGGTGACGCTGCTGAAGGCAACATTACCGTTGCCGACATTGACGGCGATGGGGATATGGAAATTATCTTCACCAGCAACCTGATGTCCTCTGACACCCTTGGCTATCTTTTTGCTGTGCACCATGACGGTTCACCTGTGTCTGGCTGGCCTTTGCGCCCTTATGGCTGGACCTATCTTAACGGTGCCACTGTTGCTGATGTTGACGGTGACGATACCCTTGATATTGTCGTTGTCTCTTATGACAATGGCACAACAATGGCTGTTACTGTTTACGAAACCGATGTTCCCTACAGCCGCGAACGCTGGCAATGGCCTACCTACCAGTTTGATATGGCACGCACCGGTCTTTACCAATGGGCGGTTACGGGAGCCACCGAAAGACACTCAAAAAATGCCGGCATATTGCAGATAACACCCAATGTCCTTCGAGCCAGTGGTTTTGTCCGACTCTCATCAACCCCTGCCCAACTGCCGGTTAAAATCTATGACCGTAACGGCAGAGTTGTTGCCGAACCCCTTGTTGAAAATGAGGTACTGACACTACCCCGTAATATAAAACAGGGTGTTTATTTTCTCAATATCGCCGGTTCTGCGGCCAGGTATAAACTGGTAGTAGTGGAATAA
- a CDS encoding hydrogenase maturation nickel metallochaperone HypA — protein MHEFAITRSLINQVLNEARKLNAKRVLRIKLLIGETSSVVPECVQFYFDHIKKDPLLTHTELEFCRIPLRLRCPKCGREFSSPNDMCTCNAGAEISRGDELTIESIEIE, from the coding sequence ATGCATGAATTTGCCATCACCCGGAGCCTGATAAATCAAGTGCTCAATGAGGCAAGAAAACTCAATGCGAAGAGAGTATTACGCATTAAACTGCTAATTGGGGAAACCTCATCGGTGGTACCCGAATGTGTTCAGTTTTATTTTGACCATATTAAAAAAGACCCCTTACTCACTCATACTGAACTCGAGTTTTGCCGTATTCCGCTACGCCTGCGCTGCCCGAAGTGCGGCAGAGAATTTTCTTCACCTAATGATATGTGCACCTGCAATGCTGGTGCCGAGATTTCCAGAGGGGATGAATTGACAATAGAAAGCATTGAAATTGAATAG